The DNA region TCTGACCGAGCACATAACCGGCATTCCCTCGAACGTGGGCATGGCGGCGGCCCAAGGCCCCACTGCCGCTGGAGGCCCCGGAGACATGGCCGGCTTCGTCGATCCGTACGGCATGGCCGGTCCTGCTGCGGCTCCTTTTGGTTTCGAGCAACAAGGCGGTGCCACCGGATATCAGGGTGGACCTGCCGGATACCAGGGCGGCGCGCAAGGCGGCATGGGTGGCTCTGGTTGTGAATGCGAAACCGCCGCTCCCGACCAGGGTCCCGGGCAGGGACAGCCCCAGGCTGGCGTGCAGGGTCCGGCCTTCAACCCCGGCCCGGCGCCAGGCCCGGCCCAGGGTCCCGAGGCTTGCCAGCACCATGTCCAGCAGCCCGGCATGGCCGGCCAGTACTACGGCCCATTCCCCGGCGCATTCCCGGGCGGTCCACAACCCGGACCATTCCCTGGTGCATTTGCGGGAGGCCCCCAACCTGGTCCGTTTCCCGGTGCGTTCCCCGGCGGTCCGCAACCCGGACCGTTTCCTGGTGCCTTCCCCGGCGGCCCACAACCCGGCGCATTTCCCGGAGCCATGGGACAGCCCCAGGACCAACCCGGCGACGCCCACTCCGGCGGATGCGGATGCGGCGGGCACACGGCCGGTCCCGAGCAGGGATTCAACGATTACGGCGCCATGTTCGGCCACGTCTCCGGCATGGTGAACGACTTCATGAACGGTCGCACTCCCGACGCTCAGAAGGTCATGGGCATGCTCGAAAGCTGCTCCTCCCAGTTCTGGAAGGGCGCTGCCGTGGGCGCGGGTCTCGGGCTGCTGCTTTCCAGCAACGCCGTGCGGGATGCCATCTCCGGCATGGTGGGCGGTGTCTTCGGCGGCAAATCCAGCACAACCTCTACGAACGAATAAGAAGGAGTCGATAAATGAGCTCGAACTACTACCTGGCCATGCGCGGCAGCACCGGAGTTTCCACCACAACCTACAGCACGGCCAACAGGGCCCTTGCCGTAGGCGGCGCGGCCATGATCATCGGTGCGGCGAGCGGTCTGGCGCAGGGCATCGCCCAGGCCAGGGACGGCTCTATGACCGGACAGCAGGTGGCGGTCCACACGGCAAAGGAAGCCCTGGGCACCGGTCTTGCCGTGGCCGCCGGCGCAAGCGTCGCCTCGGCCCTGAGCATGCGCGGAGCCCTGGGCATTGCCGGCATGATCGCCGTGGGCGCGGCCGTCAAGTACACCTGGGATCAATCCATGTCCCGCGACCTTCTTTGCAAGAGCGCGAGCGCTGCGGAAGAGAAGCCCGCCAAGACCACCGAGAAGAAACCGGCCCCCAAGGCCGCCAAGTAGGAACCTGCCATGAGTCAGCAATACTACTACCCGCACGATGCGTACTACGCGCAGCAGATGCAGCAGCAGCCGAGTCAGCAACAGCAGTACGCGCAGTACCCCAACTACCAGCAGTACCCGGCGAACTACGACGGCATGTGCACCTCTCCTCCTGGCGTGCAGAGCTGGTTCAACTTCAAGGACGGCCACTATCTGCGCGGCTTTCTCATCGGAGCCGGCGTGGCCGTGCTGCTCACCAATCCGCGCGTGCAGCAAGCCGCCGTCAAAGGCGCGGTGACCCTGTGGACCTCGGCCCAGGGCGCCGTGGAGGAGCTCAAGGAAAAGGTCCAGGACTTCCGGGCGGAGATGAGCCACAAGGCCTCGTCCTCCGACGAAGAGAAGGCCTGATGAACCCGTGTCACAATCATCCCGTAGCAGGCGGCCATTATGGACAGGGCCGCCTGCCCGGTCTGACCGATCGCGAACGGCGTGAATGGGCCAAGGTCGGCATGGCCGCGTCCATGGGCATGCTCGTGCTGACCGGCTTTCTGCAAGGCGACTCGGCGCGCAAGTGGCACATCGCATCGGGCGTGGCGCTCATCGGCTTTTCCTGGTGGCACCATTCCCTGTACCAACGAAGAGAGTCCGCGTGACATCCGCAAGCACAACCGAATGTCTGAACCCGGGCGCACGACCTAGCCAATCCGGCGCGAGCAACCCGCTGGACTTCACCATAGTCCACGAGTTGCCGCGCCGTATCCGCCTGCGCAGCGGCAGGCTGCTGGATCCCTGCCTGGATGTGAACTACCTGGAGGCCCTGCTCGGAGCCGTGAGCGGCGTATCGTCCATCCGGGTCAATGTCCGCGCGCAGAGCCTGGTGGTGGAGTATGACGGCAGCTCCAGATGCCGGGACGAGATCATGGCCCTGCTCTCCTCCATTCCGGTGGAGGCGTACCTGCCCGATGTTTTTGACGAGGAGACCGCCGACCCGGTGCGCCTGGCCATGCGCGGCGCTCTGGCCCTGGCCACGCCGTTCCTGAACCGCGGCGTCGCCGCCCCCCTGACCTGGCTCAACGGCGCGCCGGTCATTGCCAATGGCGTGGAGACCCTGCTCATGCGCGGGGTCAAGGTCGAGGCGCTGGACGGCTCGGTGGTGCTCTTCTCCCTGCTCCGGAAGGACTTCGTCACGGCCAACATGATCGTGGCCCTGCTCGGCCTGGCCCACTTCATGGAGCAACGGCTGGAGCACAACGCCACGTCGCTGCTCAAGAGCCTGCTCCGGCCCCAGGCAGAGGACGCCTGGGTGTTGCGCGACGGCATGGAGGTCAAGGTGCCCTTTGCCGAGATCGTGCCCGGCGACCACGTCATCTGCGGCGTCGGCGAGCAGATACCGGTGGACGGCATGGTGGTGGACGGCGAGGCATCCCTGAACACCAGCTCCATCTCCGGCGAGTCCGTGCCCGCCCACACCTCGCCCGGCGACGACGCGCTCTCCGGCAGCGTGGTGGAGGAAGGCCGGCTGGTCATCGAGGCGCGGGAGGTTGGTTCGAGCACGCATCTGGCGCGCATCGGCCGCTATCTGGAAAGCTCCCTGCGCTACAGATCAAAGAGCCAGCGCCGCACCGCAGAGCTGGCCGACAGGCTCGCACCGGCCACGCTGGGCCTGGGGCTCGCCCTGTTCCTGCTGACGCGGGACATCCGCCGCTCCGCCTCGGTGCTGACCGTGGACTACTCCTGCGCCCTCAAGCTGGCCACGCCTGTGGCCGTGCGCACCAGCATGTACGCCGCCGGCAAGGAAGGCGTGCTGCTCAAGGGCGCGCACGCCCTGGAGGCCTTCGCCAACGTGGAGACCATCGTCTTCGACAAGACCGGCACCCTGACCACCGGCGACCTGCACGTGACTGACGTGCTGCCCGCCGCAGGTACGGAGCTGGACGAGGACGGTTTGCTTTCCCTGGCTGCCGCGGCAGAGGAGCACTACGCCCACCCCGTGGCCCGCGCCGTGGTCTTGGAGGCCGAGGCCCGCGGGCTTGCCCTGCCGGCCCTGAGCCAGGTGGACTTCATCGTGGCCCACGGCGTGGCCGCATTCGTGGAGGGTCGCGAGGTCCTGGTGGGCAGCCGGCACTTCATCGCCGAGGACGAGGGCGTGGATTGCTCGCCCCTGGACGATCTCGCCGCGGAGCTGCGCGGCCAGGGCAAGTCTCTGCTGTATGTGGCCTCGCAGAAACGGCTTCTGGGAGTCCTGGCCCTGCGCGACTCGGTGCGCGAGGAAGCGGCCGAGACGCTGGCCGGGCTCAAAGCCGCCGGCGTCCGCAGGATCGTGGTGCTTACCGGCGACCACGAGCAGTCCGCGGCCAGTCTGCTGGAGCACCTGCCGCAGATCGACGAGGTCCATGCCGAGCTCAAGCCCGAGGACAAGGCCGATATCGTCCGCGAGCTCAGCGAGAAGCACGGCAACCTCGCCTTTGTGGGCGACGGCGTGAACGACGCCCCGGCCCTGGTCACCGCGGACGTGGGCGTGTCCATGCCCCAGGCGGCCGACCTGGCGCGGGAATCAGCCGCCGTGGTGCTCCTGCGCGAGGACCTGCGCTGTCTGCTCGTGGCGCGGGAAACAGCCATGCAGTCGGAAAAGACCATGACCCACTGCTTTGGCGCAACCCTGAGCGTGAACAGCATCATCATTCTGCTGGCCATGGCCGGCGCAACACAGCCCGTGCTTTCGGCGGCGCTGCACAACCTGAGCACCATCGGCATTCTGAGCTACGCTGCGGCCTCGGGCCTGCGCGCCACGCCCACGGTCAAGGCGCTCAGATCCAAAGACTCGACAACAATGGAGACGGCGGATGCCCCTGCACATGACGTTGACTGAAGCCCCCTCGGACGTACCTCTGGAGCTGGCCGCCGTGGCCCGGCGGGAGCTGGCTGACAGGCTGCGCCGCCTCGGCGTGGACCTGGGCGCGCGGTTCATCCGCTCCGGCGAGGGCGTGAACGCTCCCAGCGTCCGTGTCGGCCTGGTGAACACGAAGGACAACCACCCGAACGAGATCGTGCTCGGCGGCGAGATGGCCGCGCGGGTCATGGTCCACCTGGACGACGACCGCAAGCTGCCCCTGCCAGAGCTCGCGCCCGGCGATGAAGGCCATGTGGAAGGTCTGGTCTCGGACTGCATCTGCGCCAACGCGCTGCAGCAGCTCGGCATTGTGGAGAACGACCGCATCCGCCTGGTCCGCAGGCTGCCGCCCATGCGCTACGTGACCATGGTGAACGACGGGGGCCGCATGGCGCGCGTCGCCCTCAGCGACGGCCAGGCAGCCATGATCCGCGGCCGGTTCCTGCCCGACGGCCCGGAAGGGCAGTTCGCCCTGGCCCGTGTGAACACGGCCTTTCTGGTGGAAAAGACCCTGGGCGCCCCGCAGATGCTCGCCTCCCTCAAAAATCTGGGCGCGGTTCCCGGCGCGCAGCTCACCCTGGTGGAGGTCCAGCCTTCCCAGCAGGTGGCCCTGGCCGGCCATGCCTCCATCAAGCTCGTCACCCAGGACGGGCTCACCCTGCTCGTCCATCCCCACGACGCCGTGAAGATGACCGTGCTCGTGCCCTGAGCGCCAGGCCCGCCTCCGAGGAGTCGGCCCGGGGGGAGGCGCTCGGCATCGTTGTTGGGAATGGATTGGCTGGCTTTGCGGAGCTTGGATCGTCGCTACTTGGCAAGCAGCTCGCGAATCATGCTGTTGAGCTTGTTCAAATCCACGGGCTTGGACACGTAGCCGTCCATGCCAGCCTCCATGAACTCGTCTATCTGATCGGGCATGGCGTACGCCGTCAGGCCAATTATCTTCGTCTCCCGGACGCGCTGGTCCTTGGAGCTCCGGATGTGCCGTGTGGCCTCCACGCCATCCAGGACAGGCATCTGGACATCCATCAGCACCACGTCAAAGGCTTCCTTGCTCAGGATATTGACCCCCTTCTCGCCATTGGCGGCGGTGGTGACTGAATGGCCGTTCTGCTCCAGCACTTGCTGCAGGTACTTCAGGTTGATGGGGTTGTCCTCCACCAGAAGGATACGCAACGAAGCCACTGCGCCGCGCTGGGCGCCTTTCGCCCTGCCCGTGTTCTTGCGGCGTTTGTCCCGCTTGATCGGCAGTATGACAGTGAAGGTACTGCCCTTGCCCGGCTCGCTTTCCACCTGTATCTCGCCGTCGAGCAGCTCCACCAGCTTCTGCGTGATGGTGAGGCCGAGCCCGACGCCTTTGTTCGCCTTGGTCAGATAGTTCTCGGCCTGGTAGAACTTGTCGAAAATCCTGGAAATTTCATCCGAGCTCATGCCGACGCCGGTATCAACGATCTGAAAGCGGACCTGCGGCGTCTCGCCGGGAAGGAGGTCCACGATGAGCTCAATGCGGCCATCGTTGGTGTACTTGATGGCATTGTTCACCAGGTTCGACAGGATCTGATGAACTCGTTTGTCATCCGTGACTATGGTTTCGGGAACTTCGTTGCTGCACCCGCAGGTCAGGCTCACGCCCTTGGAGCTGGCGTACACGCGCTGTATCCCGCACACTTCGTCAATCAGCGTGCGCAGATTTGTGGTCTCCTGGGACAGAATGACACGATCCGCCTCAATCTGCGCCAGCTCAAGAATGTCGTTGAGGATGACCTGGAGCTGTTTTCCGGCCTGCGTGGCTAGGTTCGCATACTCCTTTACCTGGGCAAGCTCCCGCTCGCTGGAGATAAGATCGATCATCCCCAGCATGCCGGCAAGCGGCGTACGCAGCTCGTGGCTCATGTTCGCCAGGAACGCCGACTTGGCTTCGTTGGCGGCCTGAGCCTGCTCCTTGGCCTCGAAGAGGTCCTTCTCGTGGGCAAGCTGTTTGGTGATGTCCCGGAGCACGGCCACGGCGCCGATCTGCCCGCCGTCCACGTCGTGAACCGGCGCGGCATTGATGTTGAGCTGAATCGTCTTCCCGGATTCGAACTGTATCGTCACTGTGTCCGAGTCCATGGTTTTGCCGCGCAAGGCCCGGCCCAGGGCGATTTCGTCGGGTGTTATCTGCTCTCCATTGCGGGATATATTGAAGTGCTTCCAGCGCTCTTTTCGCGGTTTGTCAAAGAACTCCCTGTCCCTCTCGAATATGCGCATGGCTGGATCGTTAATCATCTGGACCGAACCGTCATTTGCGTACACGATGACGCCATCGTGCATGGATCTGATGGTGGCTTCCAACTGGAAAGCGCGGCGTTGCGCCTCGTTGTTGCTGGATTCGAGCTCGGCTGCCAGAGTTCGCAGCTCCTCCTCGGCCTGAATGCGGTCCGTGATGTCCCGGCTGGAGCCGGCCACGAACTCCACCTTGCCATCTTCATTCAGCACCGGGGCGAGAATGTTTTCGTAGCTGCCCACAACCCCTGTCGGGCTGGTGTAGTGCGTAACGTTCTTGACCATCTTGCCGGTGCGGAAGACCTCGTCGGCTCCACCCTGCAGGGACTTTTCGACCTCTTTGTCGTAGCCCAGCTCCTTCATGGTCTTGCCGACGGCCTCGCTCTCATCCTTGCCCCACAGCTCCAACAGCTTTTTGTTGGCGAAAATGAACCGGCCGTCTTTGTCCAAAAAGTAAAGATAGTCCTGCACAGACGAGAGGATCGCATTGAGCTGTTGGGTGCGCTCGTTCACCCGGCATTCCAGCTCGGACTCGATCTCCTTGTGCTTGGTGACGTCCATCATCAGGCCGACGACGCGCGTGGCCCGGCCGTTCTTGTCCCGGCTCACGGCGCGCGACACGCCCCGGCCCCAGATATACTCGCCGTCCTTGCGTTGGAGCCGTATCTCGACGTCACAGGTCTGGCTTTCGCCGCTCACAAAACGCTCGTACTTCTTGTTCAATGCGTCCCTGTCATCGGGGTGCACGCGCTCAGAAAGCCAGGACATGAAATGCTCCTGGTCCGGCAGCTCCTCTTTCCGGAACCCCAGCAGGTCCGCCCACTCGTCGCTGTAGTAGGCGCTGTTGTCCAGCGGCACGTTGTGGTCGTACACGCCCACGCCGGTGGCGCTCAGCGCCAGGGCAAGCCGTTCATTGCTGATGCGCAGCGTCTCTTCCATGGCCTTGCGGTCGGTGATGTCCACAAAGGTGAGCACCACGCCCTCGATGGTCTCCTCCAGGGTCCGGTACGGATAGATGCGCAGAAGGTACTGCCGGCCGTTCTGCGTGGCGACTTCCTCTTCCCGCGGTGTGAGGTTCTTCATCACGCCCTTGGACCAGCCGATGATGTCGGCATGCTGCGCCGTGGAAGAAAAATGGCTCAGTGAGCGACCAATGTCCGTGGGCTCCAGGTGGAAGAACTGCTTGGCCGCCGGGGTGAACTGGCGGATCACCAGATCACGGTCGATGAAAATAGTGGCGATGTCCGATGAGCGCAGGATGTTTTCGAGGTCGCTCTTGGCCTCGTCCAGCTCGGTGATCTTGGCCTGCAGCTCGGCGTTCACCGTGGAAAGCTCTTCGTTGAGCGCCTGCAGCTCCTCCTGCGAGGTCTCCAGCTCCTCGTTGCTGGACTGGAGCTCCTCGTTCATGGACATGAGCTCTTCGTTGGAGGACTTCAGCTCCTCGTTGGCGCTTTCCAGATCCTCCACCGTGGTCTGCAGCTTGTCGCTCGTGTCCTGGAGTTCGTCTTCCAGCTGCTTCACCAACTGGTCGCGGGCCTCGTCCACAGGAATCGGCGGCAGCGCCTCGTCCGTGCATTTGTTCTGCTCCGCGACGAACGAAAGCAGAAGAAACTGGTGTTTTCCGGATATTTTCACCGGCGCGGCCATCAGGGACAAGTAGTCGTCGCCGCTTTCGCTCCGGATACCCGAGTATGAAACTCCCTCGCCATCGTTGCGAGCCTTGTGCATGGCGGAACGCACATGCGGACGAATATATTTGCGGGCTGCCGAGTAGACGTCGCGCGAGGGATCGCCCTCGGCTAGGCCGAGGAATGGCGAAACGTCCCCGTGTATCTGGATGATCTCGTCGCTATCATTGACGAGAACACTGGGCGGGCCGAACTGCGATGTGATGGCGTCTCTGAGAATGGAGCGCGCGTCCGGACGCTTGCCCGCATCCTGATCGGTGGAGGCGAAGCGCCCCCGCCACGGAGCGGCGCTGGTCAAAGGAACGTCCACCCGCGACGCCGGAACTTCCTTTCGCTCGTATATCTTCCATTTGTTATCGATGGTCTTGAAGTACTTGGCGAATGGTCCCAGGGTCTCGGACGGTCCCAATAAAAGGAAGCCGCCCAGATTGAGCGCGTAGGCAAAAAGAGGCACGACCTTCTTCTGCGCCTCGTTGGTCAGATAAATGAGCAGGTTGCGGCAGCTGATAAGGTCGAGCCGGAAGAACGGCGGGTTCGCCACCAGGTCGTGCGGCGCGAACACCACGCTTTCGCGGATGCTGGATGCTATGGTGAACTGGCCGTTGTCTCGGCGCAGATACCGCTGTCTGTACGGCAGCGGTATGTCCTCCACGGCGCTGGCCTGGTAGCGGCCGGTGCGGGCTTTCTGGATGGCCTCTTCGTCCACGTCCGTACCGAAGATCTGGAGGCCGCGGCGATCCTTGCGCTTGTCCTGATAGCTGTGGATCAGCATCGCCAGGGAGTAGACCTCTTCGCCCGTAGAGCAGCCCGGCACCCATATGCGCACCGGATCCTTGCCGGGCTTGGCCTTGAATATCTCCGGCAGGACATGCTCTTCCAACGCCTGGAACGCTTCAGCATCGCGGAAGAAGCTGGTGACGCCGATGAGCATCTCCTTGAGCAGGATCTGGACTTCTTCGTCGTCGGATTCGAGCAGCTTGCGGTATTGGTCCAGGTTCTCCCGCTCCCGCAGGAGCAGGCGCTTTTCCACGCGCCGGCGCAGGGTCGTGCGCTTGTAGCTCGTCAGATCGCGGCCTGTCTGCCTGCGGACTTCGGCAAGAATCTGCTCCAGGGCGTCGGCATCCGGAGAGAGGTGGCTGTCCGGCTCTGGCAGCACCGCCCCGTGCTTGTCCAGAAAGTCCGCCAGCCGCGCTGCCAGGCCGCTAGGCGGCAGGGCCACGTCTGCGGCGCCTGCGTGCCGCGCTG from Oceanidesulfovibrio marinus includes:
- a CDS encoding magnetosome protein MamC, which gives rise to MSSNYYLAMRGSTGVSTTTYSTANRALAVGGAAMIIGAASGLAQGIAQARDGSMTGQQVAVHTAKEALGTGLAVAAGASVASALSMRGALGIAGMIAVGAAVKYTWDQSMSRDLLCKSASAAEEKPAKTTEKKPAPKAAK
- a CDS encoding YtxH domain-containing protein, with the translated sequence MSQQYYYPHDAYYAQQMQQQPSQQQQYAQYPNYQQYPANYDGMCTSPPGVQSWFNFKDGHYLRGFLIGAGVAVLLTNPRVQQAAVKGAVTLWTSAQGAVEELKEKVQDFRAEMSHKASSSDEEKA
- a CDS encoding heavy metal translocating P-type ATPase, with product MTSASTTECLNPGARPSQSGASNPLDFTIVHELPRRIRLRSGRLLDPCLDVNYLEALLGAVSGVSSIRVNVRAQSLVVEYDGSSRCRDEIMALLSSIPVEAYLPDVFDEETADPVRLAMRGALALATPFLNRGVAAPLTWLNGAPVIANGVETLLMRGVKVEALDGSVVLFSLLRKDFVTANMIVALLGLAHFMEQRLEHNATSLLKSLLRPQAEDAWVLRDGMEVKVPFAEIVPGDHVICGVGEQIPVDGMVVDGEASLNTSSISGESVPAHTSPGDDALSGSVVEEGRLVIEAREVGSSTHLARIGRYLESSLRYRSKSQRRTAELADRLAPATLGLGLALFLLTRDIRRSASVLTVDYSCALKLATPVAVRTSMYAAGKEGVLLKGAHALEAFANVETIVFDKTGTLTTGDLHVTDVLPAAGTELDEDGLLSLAAAAEEHYAHPVARAVVLEAEARGLALPALSQVDFIVAHGVAAFVEGREVLVGSRHFIAEDEGVDCSPLDDLAAELRGQGKSLLYVASQKRLLGVLALRDSVREEAAETLAGLKAAGVRRIVVLTGDHEQSAASLLEHLPQIDEVHAELKPEDKADIVRELSEKHGNLAFVGDGVNDAPALVTADVGVSMPQAADLARESAAVVLLREDLRCLLVARETAMQSEKTMTHCFGATLSVNSIIILLAMAGATQPVLSAALHNLSTIGILSYAAASGLRATPTVKALRSKDSTTMETADAPAHDVD
- a CDS encoding ferrous iron transport protein A, encoding MTLTEAPSDVPLELAAVARRELADRLRRLGVDLGARFIRSGEGVNAPSVRVGLVNTKDNHPNEIVLGGEMAARVMVHLDDDRKLPLPELAPGDEGHVEGLVSDCICANALQQLGIVENDRIRLVRRLPPMRYVTMVNDGGRMARVALSDGQAAMIRGRFLPDGPEGQFALARVNTAFLVEKTLGAPQMLASLKNLGAVPGAQLTLVEVQPSQQVALAGHASIKLVTQDGLTLLVHPHDAVKMTVLVP
- a CDS encoding CheR family methyltransferase; the protein is MSEKHAADTVCVVALGASAGGLEAFEEFFTNLPPSPGCAFVLVMHLDPNHKSMLPELLGKVTDMSVVQAEEGMKLMPNQIHVIPPNASMRVKNGMLHLSKPEERRGARRPIDEFFRSLAEETRDHTVGIIFSGTGSDGALGLKEIKFAGGLAMIQEPSTAKFDSMPMAARHAGAADVALPPSGLAARLADFLDKHGAVLPEPDSHLSPDADALEQILAEVRRQTGRDLTSYKRTTLRRRVEKRLLLRERENLDQYRKLLESDDEEVQILLKEMLIGVTSFFRDAEAFQALEEHVLPEIFKAKPGKDPVRIWVPGCSTGEEVYSLAMLIHSYQDKRKDRRGLQIFGTDVDEEAIQKARTGRYQASAVEDIPLPYRQRYLRRDNGQFTIASSIRESVVFAPHDLVANPPFFRLDLISCRNLLIYLTNEAQKKVVPLFAYALNLGGFLLLGPSETLGPFAKYFKTIDNKWKIYERKEVPASRVDVPLTSAAPWRGRFASTDQDAGKRPDARSILRDAITSQFGPPSVLVNDSDEIIQIHGDVSPFLGLAEGDPSRDVYSAARKYIRPHVRSAMHKARNDGEGVSYSGIRSESGDDYLSLMAAPVKISGKHQFLLLSFVAEQNKCTDEALPPIPVDEARDQLVKQLEDELQDTSDKLQTTVEDLESANEELKSSNEELMSMNEELQSSNEELETSQEELQALNEELSTVNAELQAKITELDEAKSDLENILRSSDIATIFIDRDLVIRQFTPAAKQFFHLEPTDIGRSLSHFSSTAQHADIIGWSKGVMKNLTPREEEVATQNGRQYLLRIYPYRTLEETIEGVVLTFVDITDRKAMEETLRISNERLALALSATGVGVYDHNVPLDNSAYYSDEWADLLGFRKEELPDQEHFMSWLSERVHPDDRDALNKKYERFVSGESQTCDVEIRLQRKDGEYIWGRGVSRAVSRDKNGRATRVVGLMMDVTKHKEIESELECRVNERTQQLNAILSSVQDYLYFLDKDGRFIFANKKLLELWGKDESEAVGKTMKELGYDKEVEKSLQGGADEVFRTGKMVKNVTHYTSPTGVVGSYENILAPVLNEDGKVEFVAGSSRDITDRIQAEEELRTLAAELESSNNEAQRRAFQLEATIRSMHDGVIVYANDGSVQMINDPAMRIFERDREFFDKPRKERWKHFNISRNGEQITPDEIALGRALRGKTMDSDTVTIQFESGKTIQLNINAAPVHDVDGGQIGAVAVLRDITKQLAHEKDLFEAKEQAQAANEAKSAFLANMSHELRTPLAGMLGMIDLISSERELAQVKEYANLATQAGKQLQVILNDILELAQIEADRVILSQETTNLRTLIDEVCGIQRVYASSKGVSLTCGCSNEVPETIVTDDKRVHQILSNLVNNAIKYTNDGRIELIVDLLPGETPQVRFQIVDTGVGMSSDEISRIFDKFYQAENYLTKANKGVGLGLTITQKLVELLDGEIQVESEPGKGSTFTVILPIKRDKRRKNTGRAKGAQRGAVASLRILLVEDNPINLKYLQQVLEQNGHSVTTAANGEKGVNILSKEAFDVVLMDVQMPVLDGVEATRHIRSSKDQRVRETKIIGLTAYAMPDQIDEFMEAGMDGYVSKPVDLNKLNSMIRELLAK